A single window of Candidatus Rhabdochlamydia oedothoracis DNA harbors:
- a CDS encoding transposase has protein sequence MLKSYGIRLGSVGSKRFSSVVVKQIEKQEKSIVLSITYLLNTFDKVVEEVEKLDKEVQRLMTIPGVGPVTALTYKTEIFDPTRFNDSKSVGAYLGMTPKQYASGEVQRQGRISKCGSSELRSLLVEAGIVMLTRSKKWSKLKAWGLKIMRKKGMKKAALAVGRKLSVIMHKMLIEQKEFIYGEPKAA, from the coding sequence TTGCTTAAAAGTTACGGAATACGATTGGGATCTGTGGGATCCAAAAGATTTTCGTCTGTGGTTGTAAAGCAGATAGAAAAACAGGAAAAAAGTATTGTTCTGAGCATAACCTATCTATTAAATACCTTTGATAAGGTAGTTGAGGAAGTAGAAAAACTGGATAAAGAAGTACAACGGCTTATGACAATCCCTGGCGTAGGACCTGTAACAGCATTAACCTATAAAACAGAAATTTTTGATCCCACTCGTTTTAACGATTCTAAATCAGTAGGAGCCTATCTTGGTATGACGCCTAAACAGTATGCCTCCGGAGAGGTGCAAAGACAGGGAAGAATTTCAAAATGTGGATCCAGTGAACTTAGATCTCTATTAGTTGAAGCCGGAATAGTAATGCTGACACGAAGTAAGAAATGGAGCAAGCTAAAAGCTTGGGGATTAAAAATCATGAGAAAAAAAGGAATGAAGAAAGCCGCCTTAGCAGTAGGTAGAAAGTTATCCGTAATTATGCACAAGATGCTGATTGAACAAAAAGAATTTATTTATGGTGAGCCAAAGGCAGCTTAA
- the xseA gene encoding exodeoxyribonuclease VII large subunit — MIHYCILQAMEEIFTVSTLTLAIKHTLELKFFSVCIKGEISNFKAQSSGHLYFTLKDSEAQISCVLFRSNAKALTRSPQNGDQVIIQGELNVYPPRGNYQIIARSLSYMGVGELLVKWHQLKTKLEQMGFFEKEKKKPLPKYPKRIGVITSATGAVIQDILQILKRRAPGLSILLNPVTVQGETAAKEIAQAIEDFNKYQLADVLIVGRGGGSLEDLWAFNEEIVACAIYYSKIPIISAVGHETDTCIADFVADQRAPTPSAAAELVTVERAQQITYLNRSYAQLKNAITSHLRSCAEKVHFVSNHPFIKNPHALLEPHFQRVDSYAIDVNRCFTQIIQKKGWQLSLLTSKLHHLRPSHQLQEMKQKIEAIETLLQQTILHKFYEYKNKLSSLAWYKKIDLRQNQLIYEKKSSLTKIIALLKAADPKYLLTKGYGILFHEKNDSVIISTKEVIPNQQVRLMLQDGQLGLTIHNIKSL, encoded by the coding sequence TTGATCCATTATTGTATTCTTCAGGCTATGGAAGAGATCTTTACCGTTTCTACACTCACCTTGGCTATTAAACACACTTTGGAATTAAAGTTTTTCTCTGTGTGCATTAAGGGAGAGATTAGCAATTTCAAAGCTCAATCATCTGGGCATTTGTATTTTACCTTGAAGGATTCAGAAGCACAGATCTCTTGTGTTTTATTCCGCTCTAACGCTAAAGCTTTAACTCGTTCTCCTCAAAATGGGGATCAGGTAATCATTCAAGGAGAGCTGAACGTTTACCCTCCTAGGGGTAATTATCAGATTATCGCTCGTAGTTTAAGCTATATGGGAGTGGGAGAGCTTTTGGTAAAATGGCACCAACTGAAAACCAAGTTAGAGCAGATGGGTTTTTTTGAGAAAGAAAAGAAAAAACCTCTACCCAAATACCCTAAGAGAATCGGAGTTATTACTTCTGCAACAGGGGCTGTTATCCAAGATATTTTACAAATACTCAAAAGAAGAGCTCCTGGTTTGTCTATCCTATTAAATCCTGTTACGGTGCAAGGAGAGACGGCTGCAAAAGAGATTGCGCAAGCTATTGAAGACTTTAATAAATATCAGCTAGCAGATGTTCTGATTGTAGGGAGAGGTGGTGGTAGTTTAGAGGATCTATGGGCATTCAATGAAGAAATCGTAGCTTGCGCTATTTACTATTCTAAGATTCCTATCATTTCTGCAGTAGGTCATGAAACCGATACCTGTATTGCTGATTTTGTAGCAGATCAAAGAGCGCCTACCCCATCTGCTGCGGCAGAACTCGTAACGGTTGAGAGAGCTCAACAGATTACCTATCTTAATAGATCTTATGCCCAACTAAAGAATGCAATAACTAGCCATCTTAGGAGCTGTGCAGAGAAAGTGCATTTTGTTTCAAATCATCCTTTTATCAAAAACCCTCATGCTTTGTTGGAGCCTCATTTTCAGCGTGTAGATAGCTACGCAATAGATGTGAATCGCTGCTTTACTCAAATCATCCAAAAAAAAGGCTGGCAGCTTTCTTTATTGACATCCAAGCTGCATCACTTAAGACCTAGTCACCAGTTACAGGAGATGAAACAAAAAATAGAAGCTATTGAAACTCTGCTTCAACAAACTATTTTACATAAATTCTATGAATATAAAAATAAATTATCTTCTTTAGCTTGGTATAAAAAAATAGATTTAAGACAGAATCAATTAATTTACGAAAAAAAATCCTCTCTTACCAAAATAATTGCTCTATTAAAAGCTGCTGACCCTAAATACTTATTAACAAAAGGATATGGCATTCTCTTTCATGAAAAAAACGATTCGGTTATTATCTCTACCAAGGAAGTAATCCCTAATCAACAAGTCCGCCTAATGCTACAAGATGGACAATTAGGCTTAACTATACATAACATTAAATCTCTATGA
- a CDS encoding TetR/AcrR family transcriptional regulator, whose translation MQTRSRILIAAKNLFESEGFEYVTIEKIAQAAAVSTPTVYSLFQSKRGVLRALMDEVFPRDQFETLVESSTQAKSPEVRLQFSAKIARQMYDAEKLQMDIFRGASVLAPEFKELEKERETRRYNRQEITIEAMIREKSLATGLSPTKARDILWAFTGRDLYRMLVIEQSWTSDEYEEWLAQMLINALVKKE comes from the coding sequence ATGCAAACAAGAAGCCGGATCCTTATTGCTGCAAAAAATCTTTTTGAATCAGAAGGGTTTGAATATGTAACGATTGAAAAAATAGCCCAAGCCGCGGCTGTTTCAACACCAACCGTTTATTCACTTTTTCAATCTAAGCGTGGTGTACTTCGTGCGTTGATGGATGAGGTATTTCCCAGAGACCAGTTTGAGACCCTCGTAGAAAGCAGCACTCAGGCAAAATCTCCAGAAGTACGCCTTCAATTCTCTGCCAAAATCGCGCGTCAGATGTACGATGCAGAGAAGCTGCAAATGGATATTTTTCGAGGTGCTTCTGTATTAGCTCCAGAATTTAAGGAACTTGAAAAGGAAAGAGAAACGCGTCGATATAATCGGCAAGAAATAACGATTGAAGCAATGATCAGAGAAAAATCTCTAGCTACCGGTCTTAGCCCAACGAAAGCCAGAGATATTTTATGGGCTTTTACCGGGCGTGACCTGTATCGCATGCTTGTAATAGAACAGAGTTGGACATCGGATGAATATGAGGAATGGCTAGCTCAAATGCTCATAAACGCCTTAGTAAAAAAAGAATAG
- a CDS encoding IS110 family transposase has product MKHYIGLDVSMKRTFICVLNEQGKIVHEGSEKTDPDLIADDFSKRDFQEIVVGFESGCLSHYLVTGFRKRAIDPLCMDARKLSTILALKINKTDKNDARGIAEALRSGMYTRVHCKPQDSVEKSILLVSRRALIKQQTQKYCKGLA; this is encoded by the coding sequence ATGAAGCATTATATTGGATTAGATGTATCAATGAAAAGAACTTTTATCTGTGTATTAAATGAACAAGGTAAGATTGTCCATGAAGGTTCAGAAAAAACAGATCCTGATTTAATAGCAGATGATTTTTCCAAAAGAGATTTTCAAGAAATCGTTGTTGGCTTTGAAAGTGGATGTTTATCTCATTACCTAGTCACAGGATTTAGAAAAAGAGCTATAGATCCCCTATGTATGGATGCAAGGAAGCTGAGTACGATTCTTGCTTTGAAAATAAATAAGACAGACAAAAATGATGCACGAGGAATCGCAGAAGCCCTTCGATCAGGTATGTATACACGAGTACACTGTAAGCCCCAAGATTCAGTAGAAAAAAGCATTTTGTTAGTTTCCAGAAGAGCGCTAATTAAACAGCAAACGCAGAAATACTGTAAGGGGCTTGCTTAA
- a CDS encoding Fic family protein has translation MPFEPKFTISIPIASALTAIERTRGFLEAATLSKDWVSKMQARALILEAHHTTHIEGTHLSLDQSERLISGEKMQGVDSEDVKELLNYKKAFDFVAEYVFSQGTITEGLIREIHSRLVEGVRGNTAQQGQYRTIQNYVANSKTKEIIYTPPAPYDVSVLMAELTDWLQNERTIPPVLAAGIAQFQLVHIHPFVDGNGRTSRLLSTLCLYRSGYDFKKLFTISEYYDRNRQDFYQALQSVRNNGMDMTSWLEYFCKALETQMHEIQFKGSQAMKLDVLVLEHKLSERQKQALENLMASEKDFNIQEYEALCPGINRRSLQRDLADLIEKGIITQDGIKKAARYRLNRLR, from the coding sequence ATGCCTTTTGAACCTAAATTCACAATTTCCATCCCTATAGCATCTGCGCTTACCGCAATTGAGCGCACGCGCGGTTTTTTGGAAGCAGCTACTCTTTCAAAAGACTGGGTATCCAAAATGCAAGCCCGGGCATTAATTTTAGAAGCCCACCACACGACCCACATAGAAGGCACGCATCTAAGCCTGGACCAATCCGAAAGACTTATTTCGGGAGAAAAAATGCAAGGGGTCGATTCGGAAGATGTAAAAGAATTGCTGAACTATAAAAAAGCTTTTGATTTTGTTGCCGAGTATGTCTTTTCCCAGGGAACAATAACCGAAGGCTTGATTCGAGAAATCCATAGCCGATTAGTAGAAGGTGTGAGAGGCAATACGGCCCAGCAGGGTCAATACAGGACCATCCAGAATTATGTTGCCAACTCAAAAACAAAGGAAATCATCTATACTCCCCCAGCTCCTTATGATGTCTCTGTTTTAATGGCCGAACTGACGGATTGGCTGCAAAACGAACGTACAATCCCTCCCGTTCTTGCTGCTGGGATAGCGCAGTTTCAGCTTGTCCACATCCATCCGTTTGTAGATGGAAACGGCAGAACTTCTCGGCTCCTGTCCACTTTGTGCCTCTACCGCTCCGGGTATGACTTTAAGAAACTTTTCACCATCAGCGAATACTACGACCGAAATAGACAGGATTTTTACCAAGCGCTCCAATCCGTCAGAAATAACGGCATGGATATGACGAGCTGGCTTGAATATTTCTGCAAGGCTTTGGAAACCCAAATGCATGAAATCCAATTCAAAGGATCCCAAGCTATGAAATTGGATGTTCTTGTGCTTGAGCATAAACTTTCCGAAAGGCAGAAACAGGCCTTGGAGAACCTGATGGCAAGCGAGAAGGATTTTAATATTCAAGAATACGAAGCGCTTTGCCCGGGAATAAACAGACGGTCTTTGCAAAGAGATCTTGCCGATCTCATAGAAAAGGGCATCATCACGCAAGATGGAATAAAAAAAGCAGCTCGCTATAGGCTGAACCGACTCAGATGA